In the genome of candidate division KSB1 bacterium, one region contains:
- the gatD gene encoding Glu-tRNA(Gln) amidotransferase subunit GatD produces MDNEQYKGYRGPALSTLKNFSVQVWSDVEVETTRGEFKGIILPRSETADDRHIVLKLRNGYNVGLAVDTITGMRQTGYKKANYKIPEKQFPYDPKKPRVKLFGTGGTIASRLDYRTGAVIPAFSPGELYGSVPELADICNLETEKLYGVFSENMGPEQWIGTATAIGREIEKGVSGIVIGHGTDTMHHTAAILSFMVQNSPVPIVMVGSQRSSDRPSSDAAINLINATKTAAESDIAEVMVCMFGPTSDQYDLLHRGTRVRKMHSSYRSTFRTIGDIPLAMVSRDWIIPLRNDYKRRRNDRNVVINTAFEEMVSIVYYYPNMRPDIIESLIDNNYKGIIIAGTGLGHVNKPLYPALKKAHQKGIAMFMTVQTLWGYVQMYVYDTGRDIMELGVIPAANMLPEVAYVKLGWTLGQTTDLEKVKEIMLTPIAGEITEREPHNGYLIYQGGIPEVEEFISKYWK; encoded by the coding sequence ATGGACAATGAGCAATACAAGGGCTATCGGGGACCAGCGCTGAGTACTTTGAAGAATTTTTCGGTTCAGGTATGGAGTGATGTGGAGGTAGAAACAACACGTGGGGAGTTTAAAGGAATTATTTTGCCACGGTCCGAGACCGCTGATGATCGGCATATCGTATTGAAATTGCGCAATGGTTATAATGTTGGTTTAGCGGTTGATACAATCACTGGAATGCGACAAACCGGGTATAAAAAGGCGAACTATAAAATTCCTGAAAAACAATTTCCGTACGATCCCAAAAAACCGCGGGTAAAATTGTTTGGCACTGGGGGGACCATTGCCAGTCGGCTGGATTATCGCACTGGCGCGGTAATCCCGGCGTTTTCACCTGGTGAACTGTACGGTTCGGTGCCTGAGTTAGCGGATATTTGTAACCTCGAGACCGAAAAACTTTATGGGGTATTCAGTGAAAACATGGGGCCTGAGCAATGGATTGGGACTGCGACGGCCATTGGACGGGAAATTGAAAAAGGGGTGAGCGGCATAGTGATTGGTCATGGGACTGATACGATGCATCACACTGCAGCGATCCTTTCATTTATGGTGCAAAACTCGCCGGTGCCAATCGTTATGGTGGGTTCGCAGCGCTCCAGCGATCGGCCTTCTTCGGATGCGGCGATCAATCTAATTAATGCGACGAAAACCGCGGCCGAAAGCGATATTGCTGAAGTGATGGTTTGCATGTTCGGGCCAACCAGTGATCAATATGATTTATTGCATCGAGGGACGCGAGTGCGTAAGATGCATTCCAGTTATAGATCCACTTTTCGCACCATCGGAGATATTCCGCTGGCCATGGTCAGCCGTGATTGGATCATCCCATTGCGAAACGATTACAAACGCCGTCGAAACGATAGAAACGTGGTTATCAATACTGCTTTCGAAGAAATGGTCTCTATCGTCTATTATTATCCCAATATGCGGCCCGATATCATTGAATCGTTGATCGACAACAATTACAAGGGCATCATTATAGCTGGGACTGGCTTGGGGCATGTGAATAAGCCGCTCTATCCCGCTCTTAAAAAAGCCCACCAAAAGGGTATAGCCATGTTTATGACAGTTCAAACTCTTTGGGGCTACGTCCAAATGTATGTCTATGACACCGGCCGCGACATCATGGAGTTGGGGGTGATTCCCGCAGCTAATATGTTGCCCGAGGTCGCCTATGTGAAATTGGGCTGGACATTGGGACAAACGACCGATCTGGAAAAAGTCAAGGAGATTATGCTGACCCCCATTGCAGGAGAAATTACGGAGCGCGAACCGCATAACGGCTATTTGATTTATCAAGGCGGAATCCCTGAGGTCGAGGAGTTCATCAGCAAATATTGGAAATAG
- a CDS encoding ABC transporter ATP-binding protein translates to MRRFLEQPFESSIIELRELTKIYREVDCERTVLNDVNCTIRAGELIILLGKSGSGKSTLLNLISGIDLPTSGEVILRNQSLNRLPEQQRTLFRRAHIGFIFQFFNLIPTLTVEENLLLPLELNGQNGRLARERVIAMLEDVGLPARAKSYPDRLSGGEQQRVAIARALIHDPDIILADEPTGNLDYETGAQVIALLDKLVRRQQKTLIMATHSRELIGMADRIFSIREGKLVESPSLSFA, encoded by the coding sequence ATGCGACGATTTTTAGAACAGCCATTCGAATCCAGTATCATTGAATTGCGAGAATTGACCAAAATCTATCGCGAGGTCGATTGCGAGCGAACGGTGCTCAATGACGTCAATTGCACGATTCGAGCTGGGGAATTGATCATCTTGCTCGGCAAAAGCGGATCTGGCAAATCCACACTGCTCAATTTGATCAGCGGGATCGATCTGCCCACATCAGGGGAAGTAATTTTGAGGAATCAAAGCCTTAATCGACTTCCCGAGCAACAGCGTACGCTATTTCGACGCGCACATATTGGGTTCATTTTTCAATTTTTCAACTTGATCCCCACGCTGACCGTGGAAGAAAATTTGCTATTGCCATTGGAATTGAACGGGCAAAATGGACGATTGGCCAGGGAACGGGTAATTGCAATGCTGGAAGATGTCGGTTTGCCAGCTCGCGCAAAAAGCTATCCAGATCGCCTTTCCGGGGGCGAGCAACAACGCGTCGCCATTGCCCGAGCGCTCATTCATGATCCTGACATCATTTTAGCTGATGAACCCACAGGCAATCTCGATTATGAAACAGGCGCACAGGTGATCGCCCTTTTAGATAAATTGGTGCGCCGGCAACAAAAAACTCTGATTATGGCAACCCATAGTCGCGAATTGATCGGTATGGCCGATCGAATTTTTTCGATCCGAGAAGGCAAGCTGGTGGAGAGTCCTTCTTTGTCGTTCGCTTAG
- a CDS encoding ABC transporter permease → MHPLNNNILLRSSLRYYVRHPWQVALSVVGIILGVAVVVSVDVANRSAKRAFEISMQTITGNATHQIVAAGIGLPDTLYTRLRIDLRIRPIAPIIEQFVVIGNNPPRPMRFLGIDPFAEPPFRPHFILGTNPLQTQLISLLTTSGAVLISDQLAKEFKVKRGDTLQIRVGSAKKSAVISGVVTPADQHQQESWENLILSDIATAQELLGMTGMLSRIELIVDQDSVLKKISRALPLGAQILPSETRTQTATQMVSAFNLNLTALSLLALIVGTFLIYNTMTFSVVQRRTYLGLIRSIGVTRKEIFHLILAEAFLVGVIGTVLGLIVGVVLGRSMVRLVTQSINDLYFVLSVTSVDLPISSLIKGLILGIIATLGAALQPAREATLAPVNVVMRRSALESQLQKKTPTLTRLAILFITIGSAILFIPSRHVLLSYAGIVPLVLGMALLTPAIMILLVRGFTPIFGRLLGFFGRISLRAIISQMSRTAVALAALSIAVATTIGVGTMIQNFRSTVINWLEHILSADIYIAAPRLIATQAYGDLDPILCDKIAQLPQVQYVNYYRERHINTSHGNIVLFTAKIGAHRYRNFSFKAGDPMQVWNAYQNEEAAIISEPFAYRHHLQVGDWFALPTDRGEHKFQIAGIYYDYGTDQGLFSIAHHTYRKYWEDDQLSGILVYAFPGTDIDRLIAQIRSLLQPEDEVIIQSNRSLLNISVEVFDRTFLITNVLQGLAIIVAFIGVLSALMAIHLERAREFGVLRAIGLTPRQLWLMVILQTSMMGFMAGFIAMPIGNILAMVLIKVVNERSFGWSIQFEILPQLLLQAMLLAIFAALLAGIYPALKMARTSPAQALREE, encoded by the coding sequence ATGCATCCGCTTAATAACAACATTTTATTGCGCTCCAGCCTGCGATATTATGTTCGTCATCCCTGGCAGGTAGCTTTATCGGTGGTGGGTATTATCCTCGGTGTTGCCGTGGTGGTTTCGGTCGATGTGGCGAACCGCAGCGCCAAACGTGCCTTCGAAATCTCGATGCAAACAATTACCGGCAACGCAACCCATCAAATCGTCGCCGCCGGCATAGGACTGCCTGATACACTTTACACTCGGCTGAGAATCGATCTGAGAATTCGACCAATTGCTCCCATTATTGAACAATTTGTTGTCATCGGCAATAATCCTCCCCGGCCAATGCGATTCCTTGGCATTGATCCCTTTGCCGAGCCCCCTTTTCGACCCCACTTTATCTTAGGCACCAATCCATTGCAAACCCAATTGATCTCATTGCTAACGACTTCTGGAGCAGTGTTGATTTCCGATCAGTTAGCAAAGGAATTCAAAGTGAAAAGAGGGGATACGCTGCAGATCCGCGTTGGCAGCGCAAAAAAATCGGCTGTGATCTCTGGCGTCGTCACCCCAGCAGATCAACACCAGCAAGAAAGTTGGGAAAACTTAATTTTATCTGATATCGCTACTGCTCAGGAATTATTGGGCATGACTGGAATGCTCAGCCGCATTGAGCTTATTGTTGATCAGGATTCAGTATTGAAAAAGATCAGCAGGGCTCTTCCGCTGGGTGCCCAGATTCTGCCATCAGAAACTCGGACACAAACGGCAACCCAAATGGTCAGCGCCTTCAACCTGAATCTCACCGCGCTAAGTCTGTTAGCCCTCATTGTCGGAACGTTTCTGATCTACAATACCATGACCTTTTCGGTCGTGCAGCGAAGAACCTACCTTGGGTTAATTCGTTCCATCGGCGTCACACGTAAAGAGATCTTCCATCTGATCTTGGCCGAGGCATTTCTGGTTGGAGTGATTGGGACAGTGTTGGGCTTGATCGTTGGAGTCGTGCTGGGCCGCAGCATGGTTCGATTGGTCACCCAGAGCATCAATGACTTGTATTTTGTGCTCTCAGTCACTTCAGTGGATCTGCCGATCTCGAGCCTCATCAAAGGTCTAATCTTAGGGATCATCGCAACGCTTGGTGCAGCGCTTCAGCCCGCCCGCGAGGCAACTTTAGCCCCAGTGAATGTGGTCATGCGCCGGTCGGCTTTAGAATCCCAATTGCAAAAAAAGACCCCGACCCTCACCAGGCTGGCCATCTTATTCATCACCATCGGATCGGCGATCCTATTTATCCCCAGCCGACATGTTTTGCTGAGCTACGCCGGCATAGTCCCTCTGGTGTTAGGGATGGCGTTGCTCACCCCTGCAATTATGATCCTGTTGGTGCGCGGTTTTACGCCAATTTTTGGTAGGCTGCTGGGATTTTTCGGCCGCATATCTCTCAGAGCAATCATTTCCCAGATGAGCCGAACTGCCGTCGCCCTCGCCGCGCTCAGCATCGCAGTCGCCACTACCATCGGGGTAGGAACGATGATCCAGAATTTCAGATCGACTGTGATCAATTGGCTAGAACATATCTTATCAGCAGATATCTATATCGCCGCGCCGCGCCTCATCGCCACCCAGGCATATGGCGATCTTGACCCAATCCTCTGCGACAAGATTGCCCAGTTACCCCAGGTCCAATATGTCAATTATTACCGCGAGAGGCATATTAATACATCACATGGAAATATCGTACTTTTCACCGCTAAAATAGGAGCCCATCGATATCGAAATTTCAGCTTCAAAGCTGGCGATCCAATGCAGGTATGGAATGCTTATCAAAATGAGGAGGCAGCCATTATTTCTGAACCGTTTGCTTACCGACACCATCTTCAAGTGGGTGACTGGTTTGCTTTGCCCACCGATCGGGGCGAACACAAATTTCAGATCGCTGGGATATATTATGATTACGGCACAGATCAGGGGCTCTTTTCAATTGCCCATCACACTTATCGCAAATATTGGGAGGACGACCAGCTGTCTGGGATTCTGGTCTATGCATTTCCTGGCACAGATATCGACCGACTGATCGCTCAGATTCGCTCTTTGCTTCAGCCTGAGGATGAGGTTATCATCCAATCCAATCGTTCGCTCTTGAATATCTCGGTCGAGGTGTTCGATCGGACATTTTTGATCACCAACGTCCTGCAAGGATTAGCGATTATCGTCGCATTCATCGGTGTGCTCAGTGCCCTCATGGCCATTCATTTGGAACGAGCCCGAGAATTCGGTGTATTGCGTGCCATTGGGCTCACCCCCAGACAACTCTGGCTCATGGTGATTTTGCAGACCAGCATGATGGGATTCATGGCCGGTTTCATCGCCATGCCCATTGGAAACATTCTCGCCATGGTGCTCATTAAAGTTGTAAATGAGCGATCTTTTGGTTGGAGCATCCAATTCGAAATTTTGCCGCAACTATTGCTTCAGGCCATGCTTCTGGCCATCTTTGCGGCGTTGCTTGCGGGCATCTACCCCGCTCTCAAAATGGCACGCACCTCGCCAGCACAGGCGCTAAGAGAGGAGTGA
- a CDS encoding carbon-nitrogen family hydrolase — MRIAVAQIKCSLGDPLSNLEQIAALTQNAAEKGCHVIVFPEMVDTGYEMSVVREKASSWNDAPFQTIQNIAEQHKIHVIAGISEKEGERIYNSIAAFGPRGEFIGKYRKAHLAAYPPLDEDSCISPGDSLSLFTIGSMTWGFMICYDLRFPELSRSLVLKGAEVLVLCSAWPFPRVGHWDILTRARAIENQVYLIAANRVGNDGMVTFCGSSRIIDPYGVIVASAAEDREALLIGEINRDNLMAVRNKMPIFQHRRPELYQVN, encoded by the coding sequence ATGAGAATTGCCGTAGCTCAGATCAAATGTTCGCTCGGAGATCCGCTGTCCAATTTAGAGCAGATCGCCGCTCTTACCCAAAATGCTGCCGAAAAAGGATGTCACGTTATCGTCTTCCCCGAAATGGTTGATACAGGGTATGAAATGTCAGTGGTTCGGGAAAAGGCATCCTCCTGGAATGATGCGCCATTTCAAACCATCCAAAACATTGCCGAACAGCACAAAATTCATGTCATCGCTGGGATATCGGAAAAAGAAGGCGAACGAATTTACAATTCCATCGCCGCTTTTGGTCCTCGAGGAGAATTTATTGGCAAATATCGTAAAGCCCATTTGGCTGCTTATCCGCCGCTGGATGAAGATAGCTGTATCTCACCAGGCGATTCGCTATCGCTTTTTACTATCGGCAGTATGACGTGGGGATTCATGATCTGTTACGATCTTCGATTTCCAGAGCTCAGCCGATCATTGGTGCTGAAAGGGGCAGAGGTTCTGGTGCTATGCTCTGCCTGGCCGTTTCCTCGGGTTGGCCACTGGGATATCTTGACCCGGGCTCGGGCGATAGAAAATCAAGTTTATCTCATTGCCGCCAATCGGGTTGGAAACGACGGGATGGTAACATTTTGTGGTTCCAGCCGCATCATCGATCCCTATGGCGTGATTGTCGCATCAGCCGCCGAGGATCGCGAAGCCCTTTTGATCGGCGAAATCAACCGCGATAATCTGATGGCAGTGCGCAACAAGATGCCAATCTTTCAACATCGTCGCCCCGAGCTCTATCAAGTAAACTAA
- a CDS encoding carotenoid 1,2-hydratase, whose product MIRLISIFVGTVAVAIVSFLIFQKQAKLQHGQSGLLVTDLMSRPNSDGYAQAFAPRPFIFPQDHGPHPEFQTEWWYYTGNLTAINGRHFGFQFTIFRFAIAPKSPSRPSAWATNQIYMAHFAITDVAEKKFYAFERFSRGANRLAGAQGIPFKVWVEDWYVSAIEVDSLIAFPTMKIQAAEAVVALELELSILKPVALHGDRGLSPKGIEPGNASYYYSLPRMSADGQIRVKGQLFEVTGEAWLDREWSTSALGPDQVGWDWFALQLSDGREVMYYQIRNRDESIRPFSRGSWIDKNGICQELNPSDVQLNVLEHWTSPHGSRYPSRWRLQIPKHQLGLVITPFIADQELKLSIRYWEGAVKIEGFASGDQINGHGYVELTGYDSSSIALTVKNANR is encoded by the coding sequence ATGATAAGGCTGATCTCGATTTTCGTTGGAACCGTTGCAGTAGCAATCGTTAGTTTCTTAATCTTCCAGAAGCAGGCGAAATTGCAGCACGGCCAATCTGGGCTGTTGGTTACTGATCTCATGTCTCGTCCGAATTCCGATGGCTATGCGCAAGCGTTTGCACCACGGCCGTTCATTTTTCCCCAAGACCATGGACCGCATCCTGAATTTCAAACTGAATGGTGGTACTATACTGGAAATTTGACAGCGATCAATGGTCGACATTTTGGCTTTCAATTCACCATATTCCGTTTCGCTATTGCGCCGAAGTCCCCATCGCGCCCTTCTGCCTGGGCAACCAATCAGATCTACATGGCCCATTTTGCCATTACCGATGTGGCAGAGAAAAAATTCTATGCCTTTGAACGGTTCAGTCGCGGTGCAAATCGCTTGGCCGGTGCTCAGGGAATACCCTTTAAGGTTTGGGTCGAAGATTGGTACGTGAGTGCGATTGAAGTGGATAGCCTGATCGCTTTTCCAACCATGAAGATTCAGGCGGCTGAAGCGGTTGTTGCCCTCGAGTTAGAGCTCAGCATCCTTAAGCCAGTCGCGTTACATGGGGATCGAGGCTTGAGCCCCAAGGGAATTGAACCAGGAAATGCCTCTTACTATTATTCGCTCCCGCGGATGTCGGCCGACGGGCAAATTCGGGTCAAAGGCCAGCTTTTTGAGGTGACGGGCGAGGCATGGCTCGATCGGGAGTGGAGCACTAGCGCCTTGGGGCCAGATCAAGTAGGATGGGATTGGTTCGCCCTCCAATTATCCGACGGACGCGAGGTGATGTATTACCAGATTAGAAATCGAGACGAATCTATTAGACCCTTCAGCCGTGGCAGTTGGATCGATAAAAACGGAATATGTCAAGAGCTAAATCCATCAGATGTCCAATTGAATGTGCTCGAGCATTGGACCAGTCCTCACGGCAGTCGCTATCCATCGCGCTGGCGGCTTCAAATCCCGAAGCATCAATTAGGTCTGGTGATCACGCCTTTTATCGCAGATCAGGAATTGAAACTTTCAATCCGCTATTGGGAGGGTGCAGTGAAAATCGAAGGCTTCGCCTCGGGAGATCAGATCAATGGCCATGGTTATGTGGAATTGACTGGTTACGACTCATCTAGTATTGCCTTGACTGTGAAAAATGCGAATAGATAA